The Alphaproteobacteria bacterium genome contains a region encoding:
- a CDS encoding TetR family transcriptional regulator: MPPSEAIEAAAFDLFARRGFQITTVRDVMRACGLTQGALYNHFSSKDDLLATIIRSTQGVLEKECGEALAKAGSDPVARLRAFTHIYTLRHARRRIEAVVANREFEWLDNTRLQEIRASRRRIRDMLVRVLEEGARAGVFRSLRRGGKDDLKIVAMAILNQCTYVAYWFRPGGAWSDEQVAELHADMSLRIVGAPMRESTSAIAAD, from the coding sequence ATGCCGCCCTCGGAAGCCATCGAGGCGGCGGCGTTCGACCTGTTCGCCCGCCGCGGCTTCCAGATCACCACGGTGCGCGACGTGATGCGTGCCTGCGGCCTGACCCAGGGCGCGCTCTACAACCATTTCTCGTCCAAGGACGACCTGCTCGCCACCATCATCCGCTCGACCCAGGGCGTGCTGGAGAAGGAGTGCGGCGAGGCGCTGGCCAAGGCCGGCAGCGATCCGGTCGCCCGCCTGCGCGCCTTCACCCACATCTACACGCTGCGCCACGCGCGGCGGCGCATCGAGGCGGTGGTCGCCAATCGCGAGTTCGAGTGGCTCGACAACACCCGCCTGCAGGAGATCCGCGCCAGCCGGCGGCGCATCCGCGACATGCTGGTGCGCGTGCTCGAGGAGGGCGCGCGCGCCGGCGTCTTCCGCAGCCTGCGCCGCGGCGGCAAGGACGACCTGAAGATCGTCGCCATGGCGATCCTCAACCAGTGCACCTACGTCGCCTACTGGTTCCGTCCCGGCGGCGCCTGGAGCGACGAGCAGGTCGCCGAGCTGCACGCCGACATGTCGCTGCGCATCGTCGGCGCACCGATGCGCGAGAGCACCAGCGCGATCGCCGCCGATTGA
- a CDS encoding phosphotransferase family protein: MAARGAEFIGTMAVQDKHRFDVGALERFMAGHVEGFRAPLAVEQFRGGQSNPTYRLSDGAGRRYVLRRKPPGKLLPSAHAVDREFRVIAALNKTDVPTPRAYALCEDDGVIGTAFYIMEFCDGRVLWDPMLPDQTPAMRRAIYEAKVDVLARLHKVDYQAVGLGDFGRPGSYVARQIKRWGGQYKASQTETIEAMDRLLEWLPANAPQADSTTIVHGDYRLDNMIYHSSEPRVLAVIDWEISTLGDPLAELSYLCMMHRVPQEQGGMQGVDIAALGIPGEAEMVDMYGQRTGRASVPDWEFYMAYNLFRIACIRQGVYARGLDGTASNLRAVDSGRLVRPNAELAWHLAQGLGAR, translated from the coding sequence ATGGCGGCGCGCGGCGCGGAGTTCATCGGCACGATGGCGGTGCAGGACAAGCACCGCTTCGACGTCGGCGCGCTCGAGCGCTTCATGGCCGGCCATGTCGAAGGCTTCCGCGCACCGCTTGCCGTCGAGCAGTTCCGCGGCGGCCAGAGCAATCCGACCTATCGGCTGAGCGACGGGGCGGGCCGGCGCTACGTGCTGCGGCGCAAGCCGCCGGGCAAGCTGCTGCCCTCGGCGCACGCCGTCGACCGCGAGTTCCGCGTCATCGCCGCGCTGAACAAGACCGACGTGCCGACGCCGCGCGCCTACGCGCTGTGCGAGGATGACGGCGTCATCGGCACCGCCTTCTACATCATGGAGTTCTGCGACGGCCGCGTGCTGTGGGATCCCATGCTGCCCGATCAGACGCCGGCGATGCGGCGCGCCATCTACGAGGCCAAGGTCGACGTGCTGGCGCGCCTGCACAAGGTCGACTACCAGGCGGTGGGCCTGGGCGATTTCGGCCGTCCGGGCAGCTACGTCGCGCGCCAGATCAAGCGCTGGGGCGGGCAGTACAAGGCCTCGCAGACCGAGACCATCGAGGCCATGGACAGGCTGCTGGAGTGGCTGCCGGCCAATGCGCCGCAGGCCGACAGCACGACCATCGTCCATGGCGACTACCGGCTGGACAACATGATCTACCACTCGAGCGAGCCCCGTGTGCTGGCGGTGATCGACTGGGAGATCTCGACCCTGGGCGATCCGCTGGCCGAGCTCAGCTATCTCTGCATGATGCACCGCGTGCCGCAGGAGCAGGGCGGCATGCAGGGCGTCGACATCGCCGCCCTGGGCATCCCGGGCGAGGCCGAGATGGTCGACATGTACGGCCAGCGCACCGGGCGCGCCTCGGTGCCCGACTGGGAATTCTACATGGCCTACAACCTCTTCCGCATCGCCTGCATCCGCCAGGGGGTCTATGCCCGCGGGCTCGACGGCACCGCCTCGAACCTCAGGGCGGTCGATTCGGGCAGGCTGGTGCGGCCCAACGCCGAGCTGGCTTGGCACCTGGCCCAGGGCCTGGGCGCGCGCTGA